A section of the Oryza sativa Japonica Group chromosome 1, ASM3414082v1 genome encodes:
- the LOC107278529 gene encoding cysteine-rich receptor-like protein kinase 44 isoform X2 → MAPEYAMEGIFSVKSDVFSFGVLLLEIVSGIRNAGFHQRGNSLNLLCYAWELWKEGRWSELADPSIYNACPEHKVLRCIHVGLMCVQESPINRPTMTEIISALDNESTTLPEPKQPAFVSAGIWTEAGVHGGTHSINGMTISDTQGR, encoded by the exons ATGGCTCCGGAGTATGCTATGGAAGGCATTTTCTCGGTTAAGTCTGATGTGTTTAGCTTTGGAGTCTTGCTTCTAGAGATTGTAAGTGGAATTCGAAACGCTGGATTTCACCAACGTGGGAACTCCCTTAACCTCCTTTGTTAT GCATGGGAACTATGGAAAGAAGGAAGGTGGTCCGAGCTCGCTGATCCATCCATATATAACGCATGTCCAGAGCATAAGGTATTGAGATGCATTCATGTCGGCCTGATGTGCGTACAGGAGAGTCCCATCAATCGACCTACCATGACCGAGATAATTTCAGCGCTTGATAATGAAAGCACCACCCTGCCTGAACCGAAGCAGCCTGCCTTCGTCTCCGCTGGGATTTGGACTGAAGCTGGTGTTCACGGAGGAACACACTCCATAAACGGAATGACAATTTCCGACACGCAAGGTAGATAG
- the LOC107278529 gene encoding G-type lectin S-receptor-like serine/threonine-protein kinase At1g11330 isoform X3: MAMFGTRSYSVFGDILDAFLILLVLSTCCLSSTITTDSLLPNKQISDGQTIVSANETFTLGFFSPGTSTYRYVGIWYSNVPNRTVVWVANRNNPVLDTSGILMFDTSGNLVILDGRGSSFTVAYGSGAKDTEATILDSGNLVLRSVSNRSRLRWQSFDYPTDTWLQGMNLGFVGAQNQLLTSWRSSDDPAIGDYSFGMDPNEKGDFFIWERGNVYWKSGLWNGQSYNFTESESMSFLYVSNDARTTLSYSSIPASGMVRYVLDHSGQLKLLERMDFVLHQWLVLGSWPEGSCKAYSPCGAFGICAGNQDWQNRCKCPKGFNPGDGVGWSSGDTRRGCIRQTNMHCVGDKFFQMPDMGLPGNATTISSITGQKQCESTCLTNCSCTAYAVLQDKCSLWYGNIMNLREGESGDAVGTFYLRLAASELESRGTPVVLIAATVSSVAFLIFASLIFLWMWRQKSKAKGVDTDSAIKLWESEETGSHFTSFCFSEIADATCKFSLENKLGEGGFGPVYKGNLPEGQEIAVKRLAAHSGQGLLEFKNEIMLIAKLQHRNLVRLLGCCIQGEEKILIYEYMPNKSLDFFLFEQSRREMLDWTTRISIIEGIAQGLLYLHKHSRFRIIHRDLKASNILLDIDMNPKISDFGMARIFGSKETEANTNRVVGTYGYMAPEYAMEGIFSVKSDVFSFGVLLLEIVSGIRNAGFHQRGNSLNLLCYAWELWKEGRWSELADPSIYNACPEHKVLRCIHVGLMCVQESPINRPTMTEIISALDNESTTLPEPKQPAFVSAGIWTEAGVHGGTHSINGMTISDTQGR; this comes from the exons GTTACCAAATAAACAAATTTCAGATGGGCAGACCATTGTGTCTGCAAATGAGACATTCACTCTCGGCTTCTTTAGCCCTGGAACTTCTACATATCGGTATGTTGGTATATGGTACAGCAATGTTCCAAATAGGACAGTTGTATGGGTTGCTAATAGAAACAATCCGGTTCTAGATACTTCTGGAATCCTTATGTTTGACACAAGTGGAAATCTGGTAATTTTAGATGGCAGAGGCAGCTCGTTCACAGTAGCTTATGGATCAGGAGCAAAAGATACCGAAGCAACTATACTGGATTCTGGCAACCTTGTCTTGAGGAGTGTCAGTAACCGGTCGAGGCTGAGATGGCAGAGCTTTGACTACCCAACTGATACATGGCTCCAAGGAATGAATCTTGGATTTGTTGGTGCACAAAACCAGTTGCTCACTTCATGGAGGAGCTCAGATGACCCAGCAATAGGAGACTATTCTTTTGGGATGGATCCAAATGAGAAGGGTGATTTTTTTATCTGGGAGAGGGGCAATGTCTATTGGAAGAGTGGACTATGGAATGGCCAATCGTATAATTTTACCGAGTCAGAAAGCATGAGTTTCCTATATGTTTCCAATGACGCCAGGACTACGCTCAGTTACTCTTCCATACCAGCTAGTGGAATGGTAAGGTATGTATTAGATCACTCAGGGCAACTCAAACTCCTTGAACGAATGGACTTTGTTTTACACCAGTGGCTTGTGCTTGGGAGCTGGCCAGAGGGAAGCTGCAAAGCATATAGTCCATGTGGAGCTTTTGGCATCTGTGCCGGAAATCAAGACTGGCAAAACCGTTGCAAATGCCCAAAAGGATTTAATCCAGGAGATGGGGTTGGATGGTCTAGTGGAGATACCAGGAGAGGATGTATTAGACAAACTAATATGCATTGTGTGGGTGATAAATTCTTTCAAATGCCTGACATGGGATTGCCAGGAAATGCAACAACAATATCTTCTATTACAGGACAAAAGCAGTGTGAATCAACCTGCTTGACGAACTGTTCCTGTACTGCTTATGCTGTATTGCAGGATAAGTGCAGCTTGTGGTATGGAAATATTATGAACTTGAGGGAGGGGGAGAGTGGTGATGCGGTAGGAACTTTCTATCTTCGTCTGGCTGCCTCAGAGTTGGAATCAAGAG GTACCCCAGTGGTCTTGATTGCAGCTACAGTTTCTTCTGTTGCATTTCTTATTTTTGCCTCCCTTATTTTTCTTTGGATGTGGAGGCAGAAAAGCAAAG CAAAGGGGGTGGACACTGACAGTGCAATAAAGCTTTGGGAGAGTGAGGAGACAGGTTCTCACTTTACCTCATTTTGCTTCTCTGAAATAGCAGATGCAACATGTAAATTTTCGCTTGAAAATAAACTTGGAGAGGGGGGATTTGGTCCTGTCTACAAG GGCAACTTACCTGAAGGGCAGGAGATTGCTGTTAAGAGACTTGCAGCACATTCAGGACAAGGTCTACTTGAGTTTAAGAATGAGATCATGCTGATAGCCAAACTTCAGCACAGAAACTTAGTTAGGCTCTTGGGATGCTGCATccaaggagaagaaaagataCTTATATATGAGTACATGCCGAACAAAAGTTTGGATTTTTTCCTCTTTG AACAATCAAGAAGGGAAATGTTAGACTGGACAACACgaataa GTATAATTGAAGGTATTGCTCAAGGTCTCCTTTATCTTCACAAGCATTCGAGGTTCAGGATTATTCATAGGGACCTGAAAGCAAGCAATATTCTGTTGGACATCGATATGAATCCTAAGATATCTGATTTTGGTATGGCAAGAATATTTGGTTCCAAAGAAACAGAAGCAAACACCAACCGGGTTGTTGGAACATA TGGATACATGGCTCCGGAGTATGCTATGGAAGGCATTTTCTCGGTTAAGTCTGATGTGTTTAGCTTTGGAGTCTTGCTTCTAGAGATTGTAAGTGGAATTCGAAACGCTGGATTTCACCAACGTGGGAACTCCCTTAACCTCCTTTGTTAT GCATGGGAACTATGGAAAGAAGGAAGGTGGTCCGAGCTCGCTGATCCATCCATATATAACGCATGTCCAGAGCATAAGGTATTGAGATGCATTCATGTCGGCCTGATGTGCGTACAGGAGAGTCCCATCAATCGACCTACCATGACCGAGATAATTTCAGCGCTTGATAATGAAAGCACCACCCTGCCTGAACCGAAGCAGCCTGCCTTCGTCTCCGCTGGGATTTGGACTGAAGCTGGTGTTCACGGAGGAACACACTCCATAAACGGAATGACAATTTCCGACACGCAAGGTAGATAG
- the LOC107278529 gene encoding cysteine-rich receptor-like protein kinase 10 isoform X1, with amino-acid sequence MNPKISDFGMARIFGSKETEANTNRVVGTYGYMAPEYAMEGIFSVKSDVFSFGVLLLEIVSGIRNAGFHQRGNSLNLLCYAWELWKEGRWSELADPSIYNACPEHKVLRCIHVGLMCVQESPINRPTMTEIISALDNESTTLPEPKQPAFVSAGIWTEAGVHGGTHSINGMTISDTQGR; translated from the exons ATGAATCCTAAGATATCTGATTTTGGTATGGCAAGAATATTTGGTTCCAAAGAAACAGAAGCAAACACCAACCGGGTTGTTGGAACATA TGGATACATGGCTCCGGAGTATGCTATGGAAGGCATTTTCTCGGTTAAGTCTGATGTGTTTAGCTTTGGAGTCTTGCTTCTAGAGATTGTAAGTGGAATTCGAAACGCTGGATTTCACCAACGTGGGAACTCCCTTAACCTCCTTTGTTAT GCATGGGAACTATGGAAAGAAGGAAGGTGGTCCGAGCTCGCTGATCCATCCATATATAACGCATGTCCAGAGCATAAGGTATTGAGATGCATTCATGTCGGCCTGATGTGCGTACAGGAGAGTCCCATCAATCGACCTACCATGACCGAGATAATTTCAGCGCTTGATAATGAAAGCACCACCCTGCCTGAACCGAAGCAGCCTGCCTTCGTCTCCGCTGGGATTTGGACTGAAGCTGGTGTTCACGGAGGAACACACTCCATAAACGGAATGACAATTTCCGACACGCAAGGTAGATAG